The sequence below is a genomic window from Cicer arietinum cultivar CDC Frontier isolate Library 1 chromosome 6, Cicar.CDCFrontier_v2.0, whole genome shotgun sequence.
attttagtctctgtaaaaaaaattatttgaatttcatCCTTGCAATAtcaaaaaactttattttttatcatttacgtCAAGTGAATTTTACAAAAACGTGAGTTGACAAAgagaaacatatttttttttaatttttttttaaaaacaattttctaaaatttatttataaaatagttttcaaaaactaaaaaataaaacacaaccAAACAAGCCCTTTAGGATCTATCCTAAGAAGACATGTTAGCATCATTCAATAACTAATCATAATTAGGGTGGGTTTATACaggtttgttttttttttaaaaaataataatgatttgcTTTGTATAAAGTAATCACTTTCAAAAATTTGCATCTATTTGttacattttctaaaaaataaaacttgtaATCGTCGCGCGAACTCTTCACGGTGGGAGGGGAGTCTGCATCCATGCTAGCTAGAgctatttgtttcattggaatTTTTGGAGCTTGGCATTGATATTGTTTCATAGGATCGAAAACATGAAGAAGGTTCTATGAGTTGTGTTCCTTTGAGGATATATTCGTGGCTGTTACTCGGGTAAATCAAATCATTCTCGGATAAATCTTGCCATACAAACCCATTTCTGTAACGCCTGCACGAATGAAGGATCACATTATCAGcattgtttgaaaaaaattagtaGTTGCAAGCGGTTAAGAGGTAATCATGTAAACTCGACCGTTTTATTTGAATACAAATTGTAATTTATAATGCTAAGCTTAAATCATAAGAGAAAGAAACTACAACTGTTTTGCATTCAAAACGCAGACACAATTGGTTAATGTTCTAACAAATGTGTAGTttaaaatcatgaaaataagTCCTCGGAGAAAACTCAATCTATTTATCACATCTGATCAGAAAAATAGTGTGAAATTATGTGCAAgcataaataaaattgagttagTATGTTTTTATAGCATTTACCTCTAAGACATAGTGTTCCATGTGGAGAAGAAATTGAAACATGCATGAGATGTGGATGTTCAAGCTGACCATTTCTACAAAGGTAGTATATTACTGGTAATTTGAGCTCAGTTGAGTTCTCAACATGACTTGCCTCACTTTCTAACTTTTTCCTTTCCATGGAAACTTCTTTCCTTATTACAGATTTGGTATATTACATTTGGGATACAGAACAAGTAGAATTTTTGGCATATGTACCAACATTGAAATTTTTGTGTTCAACGTGGTCCACCGGGTCACCTATTTCAACCATTGGTATTTTCATGTTTTGACCATTAGCATGTAACCCCGTGTGAAGACGATAACTTATCAGAGGTGAATAGAACTATTTTGGTAATACCGCGTCAAATGTACAAAAAATTGATCCTTTAGTCTTTTAAAAAATCTCtatattattaattacaaaCCTACAATCTTAGAAGCCGCGTCAAATGTACAAAAAATTGATACTTTAGTCTTTTAGAAAATCTCTATATAATCAATTACAAACCTACAATCTTAGAAggtttaaacaaaaataaataattaatattgaaataaaaatatttttataaaaattagcaatataattgataaaacattcaaataattttatatgctTATTTAGATAATATACAACTTTtgtatctttattattattattattattattattattattattattattattattattattattattattattattattattatttcgaCACATATATTTACCATAGATGTAatgtgcaaaaaaaaaaaaaaaatagtcaatctaataaataatttttatgtctTTTTCTCTTAATAGTTATCTATGCATGTATTTACCATGAGCATTTtcgaaatattttaaaatgtccaggaaaaaatgttacaattttaataatttcaacataacttatttttttttttactcagatAATtgatatactttaaaaaaaatagagtatgcgattatcaattatataaattttcacttacattatagttaatattttatgtctaTGTGGTATCACTTAAATGGTAAGATTTTGATATTGTagacaaaatttaaatcaaacctGAAACAATTGTAAAATTGTTATTAGTTCAactttgattaataataattttttatccttaaaaaaattgttaattttttataattgaacttttgcaaaacattatttttatctaattatttcaggagtaaaaatatttatttaattaaaaactctaCAATTTCTTCTatctcatttattatttttataaccttacatgtttataaaattaatacattaataaattattagtttaaatatgtttttgctCCCTCTATATATaacactttttaattttagtctctgtaaaaaaaattatttgaatttcatCCTTGCAATATcagaaaactttattttttgtcatttacgTCAAGTGGATTTTACAAAAACGTGAGTTGACAAAGAGAAACATATTTTTTGTCCCTACAAATATAACATTGTTCATTAATCCCTATATAACATTGCAAGtctaacaatattttgacaataaatttagatttgacAACACAAAAAAAGAGCATGATTAATATGATTTTACAGtagataattacatatattaatatttattaaaatacttttaaaaattttaacactaaatataatttatgaattttatttgtagGATGATCTTCACTGTGCAAAACATTTTACATGTTTTTAAATGTGTGTTTGTCaactcatatataataattactcaaataaattcacttgaaaaaatactctacaaataaaatgcaaaattatttttgaaattttaacatCTTATTCACAATAATATTCTAGTTATGATAAAGTGTATATATCTCGCTCAAGAGTTATATTCTagttatgaattattttaaaatttgtcccaTACAAAGGAAAGAGTTTAAAAGAGTTTATTGGACCTAAATACAATCTCTCTTTTGACAGACAGCTCATATATGAAACGGATTTTAGAGAGACATAATGCTATCAGCTTCTGCTATTCCACATGCTACCGCTTTGAAGCTTCCCCCCTTAGAAGGAAATAATTTGTCTTCTCTCAGAAACAGCTCCACGCGCTCTCTCTTCTATACTCCCTCtgcttcttcctcttcttctaaATTCTCTCTTTCTAGCTCTTGTTTCTGCTCAAACTAACAAGAGACCTGAATGTAATTCTTGATATAATCTCATAACTTGATACAATTTTCCATTTTTGAAATGTACTTGAATTCAATGACTCATGCACCTCTCTTTcctctattttttgtttatattttctttttcttttttggttcCACTCTGTGCTAGGTGGCCTTCAGACTTACTCTTGTTGATTGTTTTGCAGGTAATCTGCCGTTGGTCATAGCACATGGTGGTTTTCCGAGGATATTTCCTGATTCGAGAGGTGCTGCTTATGGTTTGGCCTTAAAAACGAGCTTACCACATGTCGCTCTATGGTGTGATGTGCAATTAGGGGTGGTAATAGGtcagactttgaaaggtctgagcctggcctacggatTTCAgtcgatttttgtcgggtggtacgaaaattccccgaaaagtccagatgaaatcgaggaccgcaagtcccttatatcattcttctcctaaatttataactgtgtttcgggttgtgcatcagatttcaaacactttccATCGTcgggtccaaaaatacagatagctgtccatttttgtcgggtggtataaTCCCCCGAagagtccatatgaaatcgaggaccaggagactcttataacattgttctcctaaatttataattgtgtttcgggtttcaggctagatttcaaatactaggcatcgtctggtccgaaaatatagatttatgtCCGTATTTATCGGGTGGTAGAAAAattgtccgaaaagtccagaagaaatcgaggatcgggacacccatataacattcttctcctaaatttataactgtatttcgggatccgcgtcagatttcaaacagttgccatgtctggtccgaaaatacggatttcgttccatttatgtctagtggtacgaaaatcgtccgaaaagtctagacgaaattgaggaccgagagacccttatagcattcttctcctatatttataattgtgttttgggttccgcgtcagatttcaaacattagctatcgtctggtccgaaaatacgaattactgtccatttttgtcgaggctacgaaaattgccctaaaagtctagatgacatcgaggaacgggagacccttatagtattcttctcctaaatttataattgtgtttcgagtaaGATTTCATGAAAGTAAGAGAAGATCAAAAATAGctatgttgtttttcttcttgaatTCAATACCTTATATATACATTATATATACAGTGGTTTGGTTGCTTCATCACTTCACCATTAACCGCCAAACTTGTTGGGATGTGTAAACCACACGCTCTCTCTGCAATACTGCCTCTGCTTCTAAATTCTCTCTTTCTAGCTCTTGTTTCTGCTCAAACTAACAAGAGATATGATTGGAATACACTTATCGGTAggtgttatttttttcttcttttttgtgattttttcttCACTTGCTTATTGCATATTTaagtagaagaagaatgttTATGATTATCATTATGATTAGCTATGAAGTGGAGGGTCTAAGCTTAGTTTATAATTAAACTTTGATTTCTTAATTTGGGCTTAGAAGGGATTTGGCTTCTCATAAATGTTGCTTAATTAAATGGTTTACCACTATGTTGAGATGTTTATGAATAGATTTAGATATACGACTCTTCAATGCAATATAAGCATAATGAATATATGAAAAACTGATGTATTTGGACCTGAATGTAATTCTTGATATAATCTCATAACTTGATACAATTTTCCATTTTTGAAATGTACTTGAATTCAATGACTCGTGCACCTCTCTTTGctctattttttgtttatatattctttttcttttttggttcCACTCTGTGCTAGGTGGCCTTCAGACTTACTCTTGTTGATTGTTTTGCAGGTAATCCGCCGTTGGTCATAGCACATGGTGGTTTTTCGGGGATATTTCCTGATTCGAGTGGTGCTGCTTATGGTTTGGCCTTAGAAACGAGCTTACCGAATGTCGCTCTATGGTGTGATGTGCAATTGACAAAAGATGCAGCTGGGATTTGCCTTTCAAATGTCAaccttttaaattctaattacATTTCATTTGCTATCCCAAATAAAACTACGAATTACTCAGTTAATGGTGTATCCACCCGTGGCTATTTTTTCGTGGATTACACCTTGAAGGACTTATCCAATGTCTTCTGTAAGTTTCAGTCatgataaatatgtatttttattgaTGTAGATTATCGTTATTTTGTGGAATGATTGATTCTTTTGTATGACATACATGTGTTTTATGATTTAAGGTATTTTCTATGTTTGGCATACTAGTgagttttgaagttatttatttctatggtttttgacattttttcacTGTTGGACAGTATCTCAGGGAGTATTTTCTCGGTCACCTCTACTTGATGCCAATGGTTATCTAATTCTTACTGTCAATGATGTAGTCAAATCAGTGGCGCCACAAACACCAAGTCTGTGGTTGAATATTCAGGTTAATGGAATGTATAATTCAATTCATTCTCATGAAAGTAAGAGAAGATCAAAAATAGctatgttgtttttcttcttgaatTCAATACCTTATATATACAGTGGTTTGGTTGCTTCATCACTTCACCATTAACCGCCAAACTTGTCGGGATGTGTAAACCACGCGCTCTCGCTGCTATACTCCCTCTGcttcttccttttcttctaAATTCTCTCTTTCTAGCTCTTGTTTCTGCTCAAACTAACAAGAGATATGATTGGAATACACTTGCCGGTAggtgttattttttttcttcttcttttttgttattttttcttcacTTGCTTATTGCATATTTaagtagaagaagaatgttTATGATTATCATTATGATTAGCTACGAAGTGGAGGGTCTTAGCTTAGTTTATAATTAAACTTTGATTTGTTAATTTGAGCTTAGAAGGGATTTGGCTTCTCATAAATGTTGCTTAATTAAATGGTTTACCACTATGTTAAGATGTTTATGAATAGATTTAGATATACGACTCTTCAATGCAATATAAGCAAAATGAATATATGAAAAACTGATGTTTTTGGACCTGAATGTAATTCTTGATATAATCTCATAACTTGATACAATTTTCCATTTTTGAAATGTACTTGAATTCAATGATTCATGCACCTctctttcctttattttttgtttatatttcctttttcttttttggttcCACTCTGTGCTAGGTGGCCTTCAGACTTACTCTTGTTGATTGTTTTGCAGGTAATCCGCCGTTGGTCATAGCACATGGTGGTTTTTCAGGGATAGGTGGTTTTTCGGGGATATTTCCTGATTCGAGTGGTGCTGCTTATGGTTTGGCCTTAGAAACGAGCTTACCGGATGTCGCTCTATGGTGTGATGTGCAATTGACAAAAGATGCAGCTGGGATTTTCCTTCCAAATGTCAaccttttaaattctaattacATTTCATTTGCTATCCCGAATAAAACTACGAATTACTCAGTTAATGGTGTATCCACCCGTGGCTATTTTTCCATGGATTACACCTTGAAGGACTTATCCAATGTCTTCTGTAAGTTTCAGTCATGataaagatgtatttttattGATGTAGATTATCGTTATTTTGTGGAATGATTGATTCTTTTGTATGACATATATGTGTTTTATGATTTAAGGTATTTTCTATGTTTGGCATACTAGTgagttttgaagttatttatttctatggtttttgacattttttcacTGTTGGACAGTATCTCAGGGAGTATTTTCTCGGTCAACTCTACTTGATGCCAATGGTTATCTAATTGTTACTGTCAATGATGTAGTCAATTCAGTGGCGCCACAAACACCAAGTCTGGGGTTGAATATTCAGGAAAATGGAATGTATAATTCAATTCATTCTCATGATTTAGTCGATCTCCTTGATTGTTCTAAAATTAATTCTTGATTTCTCTGATATTTTGCAGCATGATGCGTTCTACACACAGCACAAGTTGAGCATTAGAAGCTATGTACTTTCAGTTTCTAGAAGTGTGCCTGTCAGTTATATCTCATCGCCCGAGGTTGGTTTTCTGAGAAGTATTACAACACGCTTCAACCCAAAAATAACGAAACTTGTCTTCAGGTTTCTCAATCAGGACGATACAGACCCATCAACCAATCAAACTTATGGTTCACTATTAAAAAATCTTACGTTTATCAAGACATTTGCTTCCGGAATTCTTGTTCCCAAGGAATACATATGGCCTGTAGATGTTAGTCTTTATCTACAACCACATACCACTTTGGTCTCAGATGCACATAAAGCTGGGCTGGAAGTTTATGCATCAGATTTTTTCAATGATGTTGTAAATAGCTATAATTACAGTTATGATCCTCTTGCTGAGTANNNNNNNNNNNNNNNNNNNNNNNNNNNNNNNNNNNNNNNNNNNNNNNNNNNNNNNNNNNNNNNNNNNNNNNNNNNNNNNNNNNNNNNNNNNNNNNNNNNNNNNNNNNNNNNNNNNNNNNNNNNNNNNNNNNNNNNNNNNNNNNNNNNNNNNNNNNNNNNNNNNNNNNNNNNNNNNNNNNNNNNNNNNNNNNNNNNNNNNNNNNNNNNNNNNNNNNNNNNNNNNNNNNNNNNNNNNNNNNNNNNNNNNNNNNNNNNNNNNNNNNNNNNNNNNNNNNNNNNNNNNNNNNNNNNNNNNNNNNNNNNNNNNNNNNNNNNNNNNNNNNNNNNNNNNNNNNNNNNNNNNNNNNNNNNNNNNNNNNNNNNNNNNNNNNNNNNNNNNNNNNNNNNNNNNNNNNNNNNNNNNNNNNNNNNNNNNNNNNNNNNNNNNNNNNNNNNNNNNNNNNNNNNNNNNNNNNNNNNNNNNNNNNNNNNNNNNNNNNNNNNNNNNNNNNNNNNNNNNNNNNNNNNNNNNNNNNNNNNNNNNNNNNNNNNNNNNNNNNNNNNNNNNNNNNNNNNNNNNNNNNNNNNNNNNNNNNNNNNNNNNNNNNNNNNNNNNNNNNNNNNNNNNNNNNNNNNNNNNNNNNNNNNNNNNNNNNNNNNNNNNNNNNNNNNNNNNNNNNNNNNNNNNNNNNNNNNNNNNNNNNNNNNNNNNNNNNNNNNNNNNNNNNNNNNNNNNNNNNNNNNNNNNNNNNNNNNNNNNNNNNNNNNNNNNNNNNNNNNNNNNNNNNNNNNNNNNNNNNNNNNNNNNNNNNNNNNNNNNNNNNNNNNNNNNNNNNNNNNNNNNNNNNNNNNNNNNNNNNNNNNNNNNNNNNNNNNNNNNNNNNNNNNNNNNNNNNNNNNNNNNNNNNNNNNNNNNNNNNNNNNNNNNNNNNNNNNNNNNNNNNNNNNNNNNNNNNNNNNNNNNNNNNNNNNNNNNNNNNNNNNNNNNNNNNNNNNNNNNNNNNNNNNNNNNNNNNNNNNNNNNNNNNNNNNNNNNNNNNNNNNNNNNNNNNNNNNNNNNNNNNNNNNNNNNNNNNNNNNNNNNNNNNNNNNNNNNNNNNNNNNNNNNNNNNNNNNNNNNNNNNNNNNNNNNNNNNNNNNNNNNNNNNNNNNNNNNNNNNNNNNNNNNNNNNNNNNNNNNNNNNNNNNNNNNNNNNNNNNNNNNNNNNNNNNNNNNNNNNNNNNNNNNNNNNNNNNNNNNNNNNNNNNNNNNNNNNNNNNNNNNNNNNNNNNNNNNNNNNNNNNNNNNNNNNNNNNNNNNNNNNNNNNNNNNNNNNNNNNNNNNNNNNNNNNNNNNNNNNNNNNNNNNNNNNNNNNNNNNNNNNNNNNNNNNNNNNNNNNNNNNNNNNNNNNNNNNNNNNNNNNNNNNNNNNNNNNNNNNNNNNNNNNNNNNNNNNNNNNNNNNNNNNNNNNNNNNNNNNNNNNNNNNNNNNNNNNNNNNNNNNNNNNNNNNNNNNNNNNNNNNNNNNNNNNNNNNNNNNNNNNNNNNNNNNNNNNNNNNNNNNNNNNNNNNNNNNNNNNNNNNNNNNNNNNNNNNNNNNNNNNNNNNNNNNNNNNNNNNNNNNNNNNNNNNNNNNNNNNNNNNNNNNNNNNNNNNNNNNNNNNNNNNNNNNNNNNNNNNNNNNNNNNNNNNNNNNNNNNNNNNNNNNNNNNNNNNNNNNNNNNNNNNNNNNNNNNNNNNNNNNNNNNNNNNNNNNNNNNNNNNNNNNNNNNNNNNNNNNNNNNNNNNNNNNNNNNNNNNNNNNNNNNNNNNNNNNNNNNNNNNNNNNNNNNNNNNNNNNNNNNNNNNNNNNNNNNNNNNNNNNNNNNNNNNNNNNNNNNNNNNNNNNNNNNNNNNNNNNNNNNNNNNNNNNNNNNNNNNNNNNNNNNNNNNNNNNNNNNNNNNNNNNNNNNNNNNNNNNNNNNNNNNNNNNNNNNNNNNNNNNNNNNNNNNNNNNNNNNNNNNNNNNNNNNNNNNNNNNNNNNNNNNNNNNNNNNNNNNNNNNNNNNNNNNNNNNNNNNNNNNNNNNNNNNNNNNNNNNNNNNNNNNNNNNNNNNNNNNNNNNNNNNNNNNNNNNNNNNNNNNNNNNNNNNNNNNNNNNNNNNNNNNNNNNNNNNNNNNNNNNNNNNNNNNNNNNNNNNNNNNNNNNNNNNNNNNNNNNNNNNNNNNNNNNNNNNNNNNNNNNNNNNNNNNNNNNNNNNNNNNNNNNNNNNNNNNNNNNNNNNNNNNNNNNNNNNNNNNNNNNNNNNNNNNNNNNNNNNNNNNNNNNNNNNNNNNNNNNNNNNNNNNNNNNNNNNNNNNNNNNNNNNNNNNNNNNNNNNNNNNNNNNNNNNNNNNNNNNNNNNNNNNNNNNNNNNNNNNNNNNNNNNNNNNNNNNNNNNNNNNNNNNNNNNNNNNNNNNNNNNNNNNNNNNNNNNNNNNNNNNNNNNNNNNNNNNNNNNNNNNNNNNNNNNNNNNNNNNNNNNNNNNNNNNNNNNNNNNNNNNNNNNNNNNNNNNNNNNNNNNNNNNNNNNNNNNNNNNNNNNNNNNNNNNNNNNNNNNNNNNNNNNNNNNNNNNNNNNNNNNNNNNNNNNNNNNNNNNNNNNNNNNNNNNNNNNNNNNNNNNNNNNNNNNNNNNNNNNNNNNNNNNNNNNNNNNNNNNNNNNNNNNNNNNNNNNNNNNNNNNNNNNNNNNNNNNNNNNNNNNNNNNNNNNNNNNNNNNNNNNNNNNNNNNNNNNNNNNNNNNNNNNNNNNNNNNNNNNNNNNNNNNNNNNNNNNNNNNNNNNNNNNNNNNNNNNNNNNNNNNNNNNNNNNNNNNNNNNNNNNNNNNNNNNNNNNNNNNNNNNNNNNNNNNNNNNNNNNNNNNNNNNNNNNNNNNNNNNNNNNNNNNNNNNNNNNNNNNNNNNNNNNNNNNNNNNNNNNNNNNNNNNNNNNNNNNNNNNNNNNNNNNNNNNNNNNNNNNNNNNNNNNNNNNNNNNNNNNNNNNNNNNNNNNNNNNNNNNNNNNNNNNNNNNNNNNNNNNNNNNNNNNNNNNNNNNNNNNNNNNNNNNNNNNNNNNNNNNNNNNNNNNNNNNNNNNNNNNNNNNNNNNNNNNNNNNNNNNNNNNNNNNNNNNNNNNNNNNNNNNNNNNNNNNNNNNNNNNNNNNNNNNNNNNNNNNNNNNNNNNNNNNNNNNNNNNNNNNNNNNNNNNNNNNNNNNNNNNNNNNNNNNNNNNNNNNNNNNNNNNNNNNNNNNNNNNNNNNNNNNNNNNNNNNNNNNNNNNNNNNNNNNNNNNNNNNNNNNNNNNNNNNNNNNNNNNNNNNNNNNNNNNNNNNNNNNNNNNNNNNNNNNNNNNNNNNNNNNNNN
It includes:
- the LOC101491157 gene encoding uncharacterized protein; translation: MCKPHALSAILPLLLNSLFLALVSAQTNKRYDWNTLIGNPPLVIAHGGFSGIFPDSSGAAYGLALETSLPNVALWCDVQLTKDAAGICLSNVNLLNSNYISFAIPNKTTNYSVNGVSTRGYFFVDYTLKDLSNVFLSQGVFSRSPLLDANGYLILTVNDVVKSVAPQTPSLWLNIQWFGCFITSPLTAKLVGMCKPRALAAILPLLLPFLLNSLFLALVSAQTNKRYDWNTLAGNPPLVIAHGGFSGIGGFSGIFPDSSGAAYGLALETSLPDVALWCDVQLTKDAAGIFLPNVNLLNSNYISFAIPNKTTNYSVNGVSTRGYFSMDYTLKDLSNVFLSQGVFSRSTLLDANGYLIVTVNDVVNSVAPQTPSLGLNIQENGIMMRSTHSTS